Sequence from the Meriones unguiculatus strain TT.TT164.6M chromosome 5, Bangor_MerUng_6.1, whole genome shotgun sequence genome:
agaggtcagaagaggacagcGGGtctcctggaaccagagttacagacagccgTGATCCACCATGTGAATTCAGGGAACTGAATcctggtcctgtggaagagcaacaagtgctcttaaacacggagccatctctctagcacgtTGTTTGAAAGTTTTTAGGAGGCAAGCTGCCTTAGTTTTtgattgctgtgacaaaacaccaagaGCAAGGATAGTGGAGGTTGCTGAAGTTTCTAGAAGGGCAGCCCTGGCGGGTAGACTTCATTCCCCTGAGCCAAGCACTCACAGGCCAGGTCAGATTGAAGGATAGGACTCGCCCTCTTAGAAACAGAGGGGCACTGAGTCTTTGACCATCACACTAACAAGTGTATTTGTAAATTGCTAACAAAGCTCAAACGACACAAAGTGTGTGGGAATAGAGGAtgggtggtttttttgttttgttttttttaaacaacagtgTTGAGAGAATGGTTGAGTtttagtgtaaaaaaaaaaccataacaCTAGACCAAGGCTTTAGCCAATCTGTTAATTTCCAAAGCCGGGTCAGAATGAAAGAAAGCTAGGCCAGGCTTTCGGAAGCATGGCGCTGTCACAGGCTAGTGTGGCTCTGGCTAAAGTATACCTGATGAATCATTGTCCACATCTTTACACTTGTCTTTGATCTGGTTTTATGGCTACTCATTTATGGCTTGAGACAATGCCTGAGAAAGTGTCTGGtttgaaggggaggaagaataTCACATTCTCATCATTTACCTGGGAAGAGCTAAAGCTTTAACATTTGAAGGATGGTTACTGTCCAATGGGCACTGTGCCAACTCAAAACACTCTAGGTCAAGGATCATCCGTGTGAAATACAGGAACATTTTTATAGTTCATATAACCAGAGTCAGGCATTATGTTTTGTGCTTACATTATATTAGTTAAACATTGCACAGattgggggctggtgagatggctcagcatctaAAGGCATTTGCTGCACGCGAGCCTGATGGCCGACTGTGATCTCCAGAACCACAGTGGAAGGACGCAGAGAGCAGACATCTGGAAGCAATCATCTCCACATGGAGCCAGGACATGCCTGTGCCCCTGTGCCCGtcccccacatacatacacacacacacaaacacgcactaATAATAGAGACGGCATGTTACTATGAGacagaaaattataaatgacacAAGAAAAATTAGTCACTGACTTGGAAGAAAATAACCAGACATCACGGGGAAAGAGCAATTGAAAATTCAATTCCATTTAATTGAGgcaatgtttctttcacatacGCGTTACATTTCATCAGGAGATTTGTTTTGACGTTGTAAccattaagtaaaaaaaaaaaaaaaaaaaacagcaacaacacatTTCTTTGGGAAAAACACTTCTAAGCCTAGGCTCTTTCCACATAGAAATACAATGCACAAAACAAACATACTTCACAGAagtcacccccccacacacactgctgTACCATGTTTGGCAAACAGAACATCTGTAAGAGTGggctcaggactggctgcagtgtggGCAGCTCGGAGTAACAGAAACCCATGTGGTAAAGTGCTGAGTCATCACAGTCTTAGGCTCTACTGGCCGCGTGGTCTGCTCTTCCCTCTGCCAGCGCAGCGCCAAGGCAGCCACCGGCAGAACGCAAATGAACGGGTTTGTATTAGTGTTCTCAAACTGCTCCGTTTGTAGACACTGAAGTTTTGTTTCCTACAACCTTCATGTCTCACAAAATACTTAACTTTTGCAATAATTAAGTAATATAAAACTAATCTCAGCTTACAGGCTATAAAAAAATGGGCTATGGATCTGGCCGACGGACTACAGGGCACCAACCCCAGGCCTTGCCTACTCAGGATCTGCTCCCGAGCCACCACGGGGAGATACACAGCCAAATAAAGTCAAGGCACTAACAGCAACAAGGTGGGAGATAAATACTGTTCCCAACCTTTTCACTGTGTGAGTCAGGGAATGAAAATTAACGGAAGTAATACCTAACGCTGAGTTCTTATGTTTCACACACACTGTTCTAAGAGTTTTAAAATAGGAACATATTTCAACCTCAAGGTAATTTTAGGATGTTTCTATCATTACTGTCACGGAGAAAGAAGCTTAGGCACAGTGGAGTCCCATGGCATGCTGGGATCTGGGTCAAGGAAGTGGGGGGCCAAAAGTCTCACTTTCAGCCAGTGGCCACGTTGCCTCTGCTACCAAGAACAGGAAGGAAAAACCATGAGGTGTTTTTCATACgcaacacaaacacagacaccacTGCTGCACATCTGCAACAAGAAAAGTGAATACTGCTGCCGCAGGGGCAGCGGCTGCTCAAAGGCATCCCCGACCCAGAGTCCAGCCGCTCACAGTACAGCcgaaaaaattacaaaaacattGTTTCTTTTGAGGGGTCCATTTAGGAACAGTGGCTGACCCCATTTGTAAGCACAAGGAGAGAGGTGAAAAGACGGTTTATGCATTTAAAGTATACACCAACACAGCTACAGTAACAATCCTGCCAGTGAGAATCACTGTCAATTACAGCTGCTGCGCTCAGGAACAACCACAGTGGGTTCCAGGTGCAAACCACACATTTAGAAATGTGTTTTgtagatacacacaaacacgcacacctACATCCTGCCTATTAAAAGACTTCTTTGTTTAAtgatgtttcttttcttattgttGCTCTTTCAATAGCTTTGATATATGGGATATTTATTGGTTTCtggtttgggttggttggtttgtttctcTAGGAAGTAAAAAAACAACCTTGGACCCTGGCAACATGATTAATAGTGTGAAGATATTTCAAATACCTATGTAGGTATGATTAAAGTATTAATATGAGTAACATTCAGTGATGGGTGCGTTCTTGACAAGGCTTCTGTGCCTGCTGCATCTATGTGCTATTTCTCTCATATTTTTAAGATGAGTCCAACTGTGAAGAGACACGCATGAGAATTCCTCACGGTGGACTGAATGGGTGGTGTGCTATGTGCCGCGCTATGATGGAAGCTTCTGGAAATTCGCTTAATTACTGGAGTTCTGCCCGGAGTTATTTCTATATGGCATCTACACGGTAACTTCTGAAAGAAACGGTTTCCTTCATGTTTTACAGTGTTCACAGTTTCTGCCACCTGACACTTATGAAAGTCAACCATACTATAAAGTTCTCCCTAATGACATCGCAAAATTTCTTTCTGTGCATTTGCTGATGTTTCTatacagaaaaagcaaaaacaaacaaaaaaacaaaacccagaaaaacaTGGCTGACAGTTTTTCCTCACTACTTGGAAGGTTTTCCTCCTGTGTGGACCAGAGCAGAAAACACGCGTTCCTGGACCCGCCCTACTTGCTGGCTTTCCCTTTCTTGGCGTGTGTCTTCTGATGCGCCGTGAGCTGTGACTTCTGGATGTAGGTTTCCCCGCACTCCTGGCACTTGTAGGGCTTCTCCCCCGTGTGCTTCCGCTCGTGGATGACGAAGTGCGACTTCTGAGAGAAGGACTTCCCACACACCTCGCACTCGTAGGGCTTCTCCCCCGTGTGCGTCCTCTCGTGTAATCGGAGCACTGAGTTGACGGAGAAGCACTTGCCACACTCGGCGCACGCGTAGGGCTTCTCCCCGGTGTGCTTCCTCTCGTGCTTGGTGAGGTCGGACTTGTAGTAGAAGGTCTTCCCGCACTTGCTGCACTCGAAGGGCTTCTCCCCCGTGTGCGTTCGCTGGTGCACGGTGAGGGCTGACTTCTGGTAGAAGCGGTTGCCACACTCCttgcatttgtaaggcttctcccccGTGTGAGTTCTCTGGTGCGTTTTGAGGTGTGAGTTCCTAGAGAAGAGCTTCCCGCACTCCTTGCACTTGTAGGGCTTCTCCCCCGTGTGCGTTCTCTGGTGGACTGTGAGGTGTGACTTTTGAGAAAAGAACTTTTTGCACTCCTTGCACTGGAAAGGCTTCTCCCCCGTGTGTGTCTTCTGGTGCACCAGGAGATAGGCCTTCACGTAGAAGAACTTCCCGCACTCCTTACACTCAAAGGGCTTCTCCCCCGTGTGTGTTTTCTGATGCTCCGTGAGGTGTGGCTTCTGGTAGAAAGACTTATCACACTggctacattcatagggtttctccccTGCGTGGATTCTCAAATGTCTAGTGAGAGAGGACAGGTGGTAGAAGATTTTGTTGCACTCTTTACACGGGTAGGTCTTCTTTCTGGTGTGGACTTTCTGGTGGACCGTGAGGTCCTCGCTCTTATAGAAAGACTGCCCGCATTTCTCGCACTCATAGGACTTCTTGGTGTGTGTCTCCTGGTGCGCCGTGAGGGCCGACTTCTTGCAGAAGGACTTTCCACACTCGCTACAGTCGTAGCTTTCGTGCTGGGCGGGGGTTTTCCGGCGTTTTGTGAGTTCTCCTTTCCTAGAGAGAAAGTTCCAAATCCGTTAGTAGGACTTTCAGAGCTTTTTCGATGTTGTGCTTTCTCTGGATAACTCTGACGGTGACTTTGGTAATCCTGTTTGTCAGGTTCACAGGGCTTCTCCCCTGTGAACACTGATCCACACTGGGCAGAATGAGGCTCCTACTGAATTCCTGTCTCAGGGTTTCTTAATGGCTAGACTGTGCTTTTTGTAATGAAGCCTCCGTTAGTGCACagttcagaagaaagaaaaaaaaaaaacacgaagtCTGACTCTCTTGATCCCACATCTAGCCCCTCAGGAAGGCATTCCTCATTTCATATTCACTAACAATTGTCCACCTAAAGCATTTCAAACAAGACCATTCTTCTTCCCAAAGCTTCTATTctacatattacatattattaAACTTGCCTTGAGGTTCCAGCCTGGGGTTCCTGGGGTTTGGCTTTGGGGTCACGAACATTCCGCTGCTTGTCTGCAAAGAAATcaagattttcattttcttttattacaaACCATCGTGATTAACAATTGAGTCTTAGTCTTCAGGCAAGGCTGTCTTGACAGAAGTACTCTCAAATGAAGTTTTCCTCTATaccatttgttttctctgttaatcTAGAGACTCTTAAGTAGGGATCATCTAGATCTGTCAACCCCGTGGGTGTGTCTCGAGTATGTTAGTGGATGTCTGGACAAGTAGCCTAAAAGCGAGAGGCACTGCTGCCTGGGTTCAGGACTTGAACTGTGAAACAACAGGGAAAGCTAGCTGAGCCACAGGCATTCATGCATTCACTCCCCTTGTTCCCCATCCCCACGTCCACATGTATGCACACCCCCATTTCCTGAACACAGTTGCCCACTATTTTTTCTGGTTAGGAGCTCAATGCCTCTCACGAGCAGGGAGTAGTCTAACGATAACTTCACTCtctacccttctttctctcctatttagtgttaggggcttaaaagggaaaaagaaagggggtggggaagcGTGAAGAAAGAAGAATCCAGAAAGTACCAAACGCTGGCTTCAAAGAGCTTTAAAAGGACAGGCCTTATTCGGTTTGCAGTTCAGGCTTAGAGTCCCTCACTGCAGGGACGTGAAGGCAGAATTTGAGGTAGCTGTTTATAGCCATACTCAAGAGCACCGGGATGAAGGAACTAATGGATTCACATACAGGTCTTCCCACCTACAAACATAGATTACCGTTTAACAGTTCCCTAGTGGAGGCCTGAAGCCACGGATAGGCCTGCACTATCCAATGTTTTTCCCTATGCATAATTCCCTATGATACTTCCTTCCCCGTTAGTAAAAAGAAGTGCCTTAAGGTTTCATTTTGGCATAGCTGAATTTCCAGGATCGCTACTCCTATGCTTTGCGACTGTTGATAAGTAAAATAAGAATTACTTGAGCATGGGAACCACGGCCTTTCAACAATTGATCTGAAAACCAAGATGGCCACTAAGTAATGCAAGCAGCACATATAGTGGGGCCATAGCAGAGAAAAAGATTATTTCTGTTAGTGAAGAACAGCGCAAGATTACACCACAGGGTCGGAACAGcaggtggtttaagttttatgaaCTGCAGACTTCCGGAATTTTCCATCTACTGTCTTTGACTGTGGTCGACCATGGCTAACTGAAACCACAAATCAAAGTGCAGATGGACTAGGGTTACTAGTTAGCAGAGCACAAGCTCATCAACCTCTTCATCTGTCCAGAGCAGTGTCGATAGCAGGTGAATGTCTCAGAACATCAATTTCCTCATGGGTAGAGGAACATCCCTGTGGTTTAGGCATTTCCTTTCCATTGAATTTTCACCTGAACATGAGCGTCTAGGAACACATACACTCGAAAggaaggacagacacacacacaatcagggAAAAAGCTATCTATAGAGTGGAATAATTTCCTAGTTGTCACACCAGAGATTTCCAATCCTGATGTTACCCTGACCATCACATCCTGTATTTCTAAAGCACTATTTACCCATGGTTCAACACAAGTCATGAGTTCTGTTTTCACATTTTAGCTGCTGTATCTCTTCTTCCAACTTACTACAGCTCTCTAAAAATTATTCCACAGAGAACAAAGGGAGATGTGTGGAAGGTCAACCTGAGGTCCAGTCTCAGGTTTTTGTAACTCTAAGAAAAAGAGgagtaagaaaacaaaatatgacaACAGGTAGGATAATGATATTGAAGAAGTCAGTTTTCAACGTGAAAATGCATTATGTAGTTTTAAGAGGGGGTAGCCCTTGAAGGGTTTATAATAAAGCAGAAGGCAGGCAGTATCTCTTGTTATTAAACATTCATTCTTTCAACAAATATCTAACGAACAAGCAGTGTATATCAAGCATTACACACAAGTCAGAGGGATGAGGCAGGAGACCCCTGGTCATAGCACTACAAATGACATGAGGCGCTTCATGCTAAGAACAAACCCAGACAGAAATGTCGGGTCTATTAAAATAATATGACTACAAGCAACACAATGATTTAGAATCAGAATTCAAAGCTTAACAGGAAGTTAAAATTGATGTGAAGAGTAACAGGTATTTTGTTGTTAATAGGAAAAAGATGAGAGACAgcatgtgaaaatatttttaaggtttGTGGTCGCATGCTCCATTAGTACGGGATAATTGGAAACTTGAAAACAAAAGATAGGAATCTGAGGCAAGATAGCATAGGAATCCTATTTtccacagaggacagagaggtAAACCTGGTTTAAGAATGTGTAACAAAACAGGGGTTTAGGTGGAGAGAAGAAAAATTGGTGTGATTTAGGATTTAAACCCAGGAAGAGAGCATCTTCAATCATTTCTGAAACTACAGGGAATTCAGGATGACTCCTGTTTTAAAAGGCATTCTCCACAGGTATTTCAAAGGCCCACATGCAACATGGTTTTTCCCTTACCACGGTTGCGATGTAGAAATTCTAATATCCACGGCTCctgctcttttcctttcttcaactTGGAGATCACACTTGGCTTAACCAC
This genomic interval carries:
- the Znf25 gene encoding zinc finger protein 25, whose product is MNKFKGPVTLRDVTIEFSKAEWKLLTPAQKSLYKDVMLENYRHLVSVGYRVVKPSVISKLKKGKEQEPWILEFLHRNRDKQRNVRDPKAKPQEPQAGTSRKGELTKRRKTPAQHESYDCSECGKSFCKKSALTAHQETHTKKSYECEKCGQSFYKSEDLTVHQKVHTRKKTYPCKECNKIFYHLSSLTRHLRIHAGEKPYECSQCDKSFYQKPHLTEHQKTHTGEKPFECKECGKFFYVKAYLLVHQKTHTGEKPFQCKECKKFFSQKSHLTVHQRTHTGEKPYKCKECGKLFSRNSHLKTHQRTHTGEKPYKCKECGNRFYQKSALTVHQRTHTGEKPFECSKCGKTFYYKSDLTKHERKHTGEKPYACAECGKCFSVNSVLRLHERTHTGEKPYECEVCGKSFSQKSHFVIHERKHTGEKPYKCQECGETYIQKSQLTAHQKTHAKKGKASK